A region of Paraburkholderia sp. BL23I1N1 DNA encodes the following proteins:
- a CDS encoding glutamate synthase subunit beta, translating into MGKATGFLEFERRHEAYEAPLTRVKHYKEFVAALTDDEAKIQGARCMDCGIPFCNNGCPVNNIIPDFNDLVFHQDWKNAIEVLHSTNNFPEFTGRICPAPCEAACTLGINDDPVGIKSIEHAIIDKAWSEGWVAPLPPKHKTGKKVAVVGSGPAGLAVAQQLARVGHDVTVFEKNDRIGGLLRYGIPDFKLEKWLIDRRMRQMEAEGVTFRANVFIGKADSLPAHIGNTAKETITPAELKEQFDAVVIAGGSETPRDLPVPGRELEGIHYAMEFLPQQNKVNAGDKVANQLLAKGKHVVVIGGGDTGSDCVGTSNRHGAKSVTQFELLPQPPEEENKPLVWPYWPIKLRTSSSHDEGCSRDWAVATKRLEGKNGKVEKLIAARVEWKDGKMQEVPNSEFEMKADLVLLAMGFTQPVSPVLEAFGVDKDYRGNVRASTEGDKAYYTSVDKVFTAGDMRRGQSLVVWAIREGRQCARSVDAFLMGHSELPR; encoded by the coding sequence ATGGGCAAGGCAACCGGTTTTCTCGAGTTCGAGCGCCGCCACGAGGCGTACGAAGCTCCGCTCACGCGTGTGAAGCACTACAAGGAATTCGTTGCGGCATTGACCGACGACGAAGCCAAGATTCAAGGCGCGCGTTGCATGGACTGCGGCATTCCGTTCTGCAACAACGGCTGCCCGGTGAACAACATCATCCCGGACTTCAACGACCTGGTGTTCCATCAGGACTGGAAGAACGCGATCGAAGTGCTGCACTCGACGAACAACTTCCCCGAGTTCACGGGCCGCATCTGCCCGGCGCCGTGCGAAGCGGCCTGCACGCTCGGCATCAACGACGACCCGGTGGGCATCAAGTCGATCGAACACGCGATCATCGACAAAGCGTGGTCCGAAGGCTGGGTCGCGCCACTGCCGCCGAAACACAAGACCGGCAAGAAGGTCGCCGTGGTCGGGTCGGGCCCCGCTGGTTTGGCCGTCGCGCAGCAACTCGCGCGCGTGGGGCACGATGTCACCGTGTTCGAAAAGAACGACCGCATCGGCGGCCTGCTGCGTTACGGCATTCCTGACTTCAAGCTGGAAAAGTGGCTGATCGACCGCCGCATGCGCCAGATGGAAGCCGAAGGCGTGACGTTCCGCGCCAACGTATTCATCGGCAAGGCCGATTCGCTGCCGGCGCATATCGGCAACACGGCAAAGGAAACCATCACGCCGGCCGAACTGAAAGAACAGTTCGACGCAGTGGTAATCGCTGGCGGCTCGGAAACGCCGCGCGACTTGCCGGTGCCGGGCCGCGAGCTGGAAGGCATCCACTACGCGATGGAATTCCTGCCGCAGCAGAACAAGGTCAACGCCGGCGACAAGGTCGCGAACCAGCTGCTCGCGAAGGGCAAGCACGTGGTCGTGATCGGTGGTGGCGATACGGGTTCGGACTGTGTGGGTACGTCGAACCGTCATGGCGCGAAGAGCGTCACGCAATTCGAACTGCTGCCGCAACCGCCGGAAGAAGAAAACAAGCCGCTCGTGTGGCCGTACTGGCCGATCAAGCTGCGCACGTCGTCGTCGCATGACGAAGGCTGCTCGCGGGATTGGGCGGTTGCCACCAAGCGTCTGGAAGGCAAGAACGGCAAGGTCGAGAAGCTGATCGCCGCGCGCGTCGAATGGAAGGACGGCAAGATGCAGGAAGTGCCGAACTCGGAATTCGAAATGAAGGCCGATCTGGTGCTGCTGGCCATGGGCTTCACGCAACCGGTGTCGCCGGTGCTCGAAGCGTTCGGCGTCGACAAGGACTACCGCGGCAACGTCCGTGCGTCGACCGAAGGCGACAAGGCCTATTACACGTCGGTGGACAAGGTGTTCACCGCGGGCGATATGCGTCGTGGCCAGTCGCTGGTGGTGTGGGCGATTCGCGAAGGCCGTCAATGCGCGCGCTCGGTCGATGCATTCCTGATGGGGCATTCGGAACTGCCGCGCTAA
- a CDS encoding D-amino acid dehydrogenase codes for MKTIVLGGGVIGVATAFYLRQQGCDVTLIEREPDVALSTSFGNAGVIAPGYVTPWAAPGMPAKILKYLFKPASPLIFRPTFDPAQWRWIARWLRECDLERFRINKQRMQRIAYYSRECLNEFRRYHPFDYGRSLGYLQLFRSEYDVELAQPALAVLRDAGIAHREVSAAQCVEIEPGLRWARQTPLSGLYLPDDEAGDCARFTRELRAICERNGVRFRFDTSVSALDVRGGMVHAVHIETERGNEKLQADAVVVALGVDSAALLAPLGVKVPLYPVKGYSATLPITDEEKAPRAALMDESLKTAITRFGNNLRVAGTAELGNRQTTLREQALQTLMKVLGDWFPHAANPTSAHFWVGRRPMTPDGAPLLGPSGVDNLWLNLGHGSTGWAMSMGSGRVVADLITQRKPEIDLDGLTLNRYRK; via the coding sequence ATGAAAACGATTGTTCTGGGCGGCGGCGTGATCGGCGTCGCCACCGCGTTTTATCTGCGCCAGCAAGGCTGCGACGTCACCTTGATCGAGCGGGAGCCGGACGTCGCGCTCTCCACCAGTTTCGGCAATGCCGGCGTGATCGCGCCGGGCTATGTGACGCCGTGGGCCGCGCCCGGCATGCCGGCGAAGATCCTCAAGTATCTGTTCAAGCCGGCCTCGCCGCTGATTTTCCGCCCCACCTTCGACCCGGCTCAATGGCGCTGGATCGCACGCTGGCTGCGTGAATGCGACCTCGAACGCTTTCGCATCAACAAGCAGCGCATGCAACGCATCGCTTATTACAGTCGCGAGTGCCTGAATGAATTCCGCCGCTACCATCCCTTCGACTACGGACGCAGCCTGGGTTATCTGCAGTTGTTCCGCAGCGAGTACGACGTCGAACTCGCGCAACCGGCCCTGGCTGTTCTGCGCGACGCGGGTATCGCGCATCGTGAAGTCAGCGCGGCGCAGTGCGTCGAGATCGAACCGGGTTTGCGCTGGGCGCGTCAGACGCCGCTCTCGGGTCTCTATCTGCCCGACGACGAAGCCGGCGATTGCGCCCGCTTCACCCGCGAACTGCGTGCTATCTGCGAGCGCAACGGCGTGCGCTTTCGGTTCGATACAAGCGTGAGCGCGCTCGACGTTCGCGGCGGTATGGTTCACGCGGTGCATATCGAGACCGAGCGCGGCAATGAGAAGTTGCAAGCGGATGCGGTGGTGGTGGCGCTGGGCGTCGACAGTGCGGCGCTGCTCGCGCCGCTCGGCGTGAAGGTGCCCCTCTATCCGGTGAAAGGCTATTCAGCCACGCTGCCCATCACCGACGAAGAAAAAGCCCCGCGTGCGGCACTCATGGACGAGTCGCTGAAAACGGCGATCACGCGGTTTGGCAACAACCTGCGTGTGGCCGGGACCGCTGAACTCGGCAATCGCCAGACAACCTTGCGCGAGCAGGCCTTGCAGACGCTGATGAAAGTGCTCGGCGACTGGTTTCCGCACGCGGCCAATCCGACCTCCGCGCACTTCTGGGTCGGCCGCCGGCCGATGACGCCCGATGGCGCGCCATTGCTCGGTCCTTCGGGCGTGGACAATCTTTGGCTAAACCTCGGTCATGGCTCGACGGGTTGGGCGATGTCGATGGGTTCGGGCCGGGTGGTCGCGGACCTGATTACGCAGCGCAAGCCGGAGATCGATCTCGACGGGTTGACGTTGAACCGGTATCGGAAATGA
- a CDS encoding MFS transporter, with the protein MPSLQWFTELTQRERRTLYAGFGGYAVDAFDFMIYSFLIPTLIATWGMTKSEAGMIATSSLISSAIGGWLAGILADRYGRVRVLQWTIATFATFTCLSGFTHSFWQLLTTRTLQGIGFGGEWSVVTIMMAETIRSPQHRAKAVGTVQSSWSFGWAAAAIIYWAFFALLPEQVAWRACFWIGLLPALWIFYIRRNVSDPEIFLETRRARESGFDTSHFLQIFSFPHLKTTVLGSVLCTGMLGGYYAITTWLPTYLKTVRHLSVFNTSGYLIVLIVGSFTGYMVGAVLCDKIGRRASFVLFAIGSFVLGMVYTMLPITDGMMLALGFPLGIVVQGIFAGVGAYLSELYPNSIRGSGQGFCYNLGRGLGSFFPILVGTLSQTMTLVKAMGIVAGSGYLLVIVAAVCLPETKGKVLGTARPTA; encoded by the coding sequence ATGCCCTCTCTCCAATGGTTCACCGAACTGACCCAGCGCGAACGCCGCACCCTCTACGCTGGTTTCGGCGGCTACGCAGTCGACGCTTTCGACTTCATGATCTACTCATTCCTCATTCCGACGCTGATCGCGACGTGGGGCATGACCAAAAGCGAAGCCGGCATGATCGCGACCAGTTCGCTGATTTCGTCGGCGATCGGCGGCTGGCTGGCCGGTATCCTCGCTGACCGCTACGGACGCGTGCGCGTCCTTCAATGGACCATCGCCACCTTCGCGACCTTTACCTGCCTGTCCGGCTTCACCCACTCGTTCTGGCAGTTGCTCACCACCCGCACGCTGCAAGGCATTGGCTTCGGCGGTGAATGGTCGGTCGTGACGATCATGATGGCGGAAACCATCCGTTCCCCTCAGCATCGCGCGAAAGCGGTCGGCACCGTGCAAAGCAGCTGGTCGTTCGGCTGGGCTGCGGCGGCCATCATCTATTGGGCGTTCTTCGCGTTGTTGCCGGAACAGGTCGCATGGCGCGCCTGCTTCTGGATCGGCCTGCTGCCCGCGCTGTGGATCTTCTACATTCGCCGCAATGTCAGCGATCCCGAGATTTTTCTCGAAACGCGCCGCGCTCGTGAGAGCGGTTTCGACACCTCGCACTTCCTGCAGATCTTCTCCTTCCCTCACCTCAAAACAACCGTGCTGGGCAGCGTGCTATGCACCGGCATGCTCGGCGGCTATTACGCGATCACCACCTGGCTGCCGACCTATCTGAAAACCGTGCGCCATCTGTCGGTCTTCAACACCAGCGGCTATCTGATCGTGCTGATCGTGGGCTCGTTCACCGGCTATATGGTCGGAGCGGTTCTGTGCGACAAGATCGGCCGGCGCGCGTCATTCGTGCTGTTCGCGATCGGCTCGTTCGTGCTCGGCATGGTCTACACGATGCTGCCGATCACCGACGGCATGATGCTCGCGCTCGGCTTCCCGCTCGGCATTGTCGTGCAAGGGATTTTTGCGGGCGTCGGCGCGTACTTGTCCGAGCTCTATCCGAATTCGATCCGCGGGTCGGGACAAGGCTTCTGCTACAACCTGGGCCGCGGTCTCGGTTCGTTCTTTCCGATCCTGGTCGGTACCTTGTCGCAAACCATGACGCTGGTTAAGGCGATGGGCATCGTCGCCGGTTCAGGCTATCTGCTGGTGATCGTCGCCGCGGTGTGTCTTCCGGAAACCAAGGGCAAAGTGCTCGGCACGGCCCGTCCTACCGCCTGA
- a CDS encoding tyrosine-protein phosphatase: MPATAKICSPSCRSASTPVRAYQSRRGFLKSSASVLLLSSMGSSLLSACGGGNLDTDQPETPRLASVSNFRDVGGAAAGYPTVDGKQMHRGAFYRANVLTLSAADAAALDKRGIVSVYDLRTPGEIARAADSLPTGATSQALDVLGVSDFVAPTFDTAGAAVAFMEAQARAYVTGAAQRVGYGELLTRLANGAGAQLFHSNAGKDRAGWVAALLLSIANVPLDVIMQDYLLSNVYLAQSIQAQTATLRAQDGDAVATAKSPLLNVQESYLQAGFDQVQASYGTMASYLTLGLGLSQATIDTLHDRLVV; encoded by the coding sequence ATGCCCGCAACCGCAAAAATCTGCTCGCCGTCCTGCCGCTCCGCGAGTACGCCTGTGCGGGCCTATCAATCGCGTCGCGGGTTCCTGAAATCCTCGGCAAGCGTGCTGCTGCTCTCGAGTATGGGGAGTTCGCTGCTGTCGGCTTGCGGGGGCGGAAATCTGGACACTGATCAGCCGGAAACGCCTCGCCTCGCCTCGGTAAGCAACTTTCGCGATGTGGGGGGCGCGGCCGCCGGCTATCCCACAGTCGACGGCAAGCAGATGCACCGTGGCGCCTTTTATCGCGCGAACGTACTGACCCTCAGCGCCGCCGACGCGGCCGCCCTCGACAAACGAGGCATCGTCTCGGTCTACGATCTGCGCACACCCGGCGAAATCGCGCGCGCCGCGGATAGCCTGCCGACCGGCGCGACGTCGCAAGCGCTCGACGTCCTGGGTGTCAGCGACTTCGTCGCGCCGACGTTCGATACGGCGGGCGCCGCCGTCGCGTTCATGGAAGCCCAGGCGCGTGCCTATGTCACCGGCGCCGCGCAGCGTGTCGGTTACGGCGAGCTTCTTACGCGACTCGCCAATGGCGCCGGCGCGCAACTGTTTCATTCCAATGCGGGTAAGGATCGAGCCGGCTGGGTTGCGGCACTCCTGCTCAGCATCGCCAACGTGCCGCTCGACGTCATCATGCAGGACTATCTGCTGAGCAACGTCTACCTGGCCCAGTCGATCCAGGCGCAGACCGCCACGTTGCGTGCGCAGGATGGCGACGCCGTTGCAACGGCCAAGTCGCCCTTGCTCAACGTCCAGGAAAGTTATCTGCAAGCGGGGTTCGATCAGGTGCAGGCGAGCTACGGCACGATGGCGAGCTATCTGACCCTGGGCCTTGGTCTCTCTCAAGCAACGATTGATACGTTGCACGACCGCCTGGTCGTTTGA
- a CDS encoding ATP-binding protein, producing the protein MRNPLNTLFGRMALLSTAVLFAIQAGWFVLVVMQPPRHEIDGFARGILLVLQAVNGEPMKGAALAPAMRVHLVPTWNMPSSVHLHTPTMHPLVELSRHLRENLPPGTQIAVDDLRPPQLWVLFPGKSNWVVVPVDVPPRPRFLVESVSMLVAALILSLFAVWQMQRPLSRVADAARAFGSGGRPEPVTEQGPRELRDLIGSFNDMMRRLNEAGDDQAVMLAGVAHDLKAPLTRLKLRASVLVAENERAGLIRDVDSLTNIVQQFLEFAGQSADAGPPVEVDAFLQEQFSASDSTETPLFTLDLRAGSSFTLPRTLLDRLVTNLVDNALEHGSPPVDIATARNDRHWVISVRDHGSGIPDDRIAAAMKPFVRLDAARGGEGHCGLGLAIVARLAHDRGGRCHVRNHAQGGLEVRIELPVGPAQA; encoded by the coding sequence ATGAGAAACCCGCTGAACACGCTATTCGGCAGAATGGCGTTGCTGTCGACGGCGGTGTTGTTCGCAATTCAGGCCGGGTGGTTCGTGCTGGTGGTGATGCAGCCGCCGCGCCACGAAATCGACGGCTTCGCGCGCGGCATTCTGCTGGTGCTGCAGGCCGTCAACGGCGAGCCGATGAAGGGCGCCGCGCTCGCGCCCGCCATGCGTGTGCACCTCGTCCCCACCTGGAACATGCCGTCGAGCGTCCATCTGCACACGCCGACCATGCATCCGCTGGTCGAACTGAGCCGGCATTTGCGCGAGAACCTGCCGCCCGGCACACAGATCGCCGTCGACGACCTGCGTCCGCCCCAGCTATGGGTGCTGTTCCCCGGCAAGTCGAACTGGGTCGTCGTGCCGGTGGACGTACCGCCGCGCCCGCGTTTCCTGGTCGAATCCGTCTCGATGCTGGTGGCCGCGCTGATTCTGTCGCTCTTCGCGGTCTGGCAGATGCAGCGCCCGTTGTCGCGCGTGGCCGACGCCGCCCGCGCGTTCGGCTCAGGCGGCCGGCCGGAACCCGTCACCGAGCAAGGACCGCGTGAACTGCGCGACCTGATCGGCTCCTTCAACGACATGATGCGGCGTCTGAACGAAGCCGGCGATGACCAGGCGGTGATGCTGGCTGGCGTCGCGCACGATCTTAAGGCGCCGCTCACCCGTCTCAAATTGCGCGCGAGCGTACTGGTTGCGGAAAACGAGCGGGCTGGATTGATCCGCGACGTCGACTCGTTGACCAACATCGTGCAGCAGTTTCTGGAGTTTGCCGGTCAATCCGCCGACGCGGGCCCCCCGGTCGAAGTCGACGCATTCCTGCAGGAACAGTTTTCCGCCAGCGACAGCACCGAAACGCCGCTGTTCACGCTCGATCTGCGCGCCGGTTCGTCGTTCACGCTGCCGCGCACCTTGCTCGACCGGCTGGTCACGAATCTCGTCGACAACGCGCTCGAACACGGCTCGCCGCCGGTGGATATCGCCACGGCGCGTAATGACCGGCATTGGGTCATCAGCGTGCGCGATCACGGCTCCGGCATTCCCGACGACCGCATCGCCGCGGCAATGAAACCGTTCGTGCGGCTCGACGCCGCGCGCGGCGGCGAAGGTCATTGCGGCTTGGGTCTCGCGATCGTCGCGCGGCTCGCGCACGATCGCGGCGGACGGTGCCATGTGCGTAATCACGCGCAAGGCGGCCTGGAAGTACGGATCGAATTGCCGGTTGGGCCGGCACAAGCATGA
- a CDS encoding response regulator has translation MNPQVLIVDDDPVVRDLLCKFLQTNGFDASVLHDGTHLQRRLERERPSVVVLDIMMPNTDGLRALTALRAAGDDIPVIFVTARGTVADRIVGLSLGADDYLTKPFDPRELLARIHTVLRRRGPSTTSAPEARKPYRFGPFELDFSTRSLSRESSKLPLRDSEFALLKIFVNNPYKVLSRVLIHDLVHRDNLAFRDRSLDVPIWRLRRVIEDDPSNPCYVQTVRGKGYVFVPDADGTPFADEAASSA, from the coding sequence ATGAATCCACAGGTCCTTATCGTCGACGACGATCCGGTCGTACGCGATCTGCTTTGCAAGTTTCTGCAGACGAACGGCTTCGACGCATCCGTGCTGCACGACGGCACCCATCTGCAACGCCGGCTCGAACGTGAACGGCCGTCGGTCGTCGTGCTCGACATCATGATGCCGAATACCGACGGCTTACGCGCGCTCACCGCGTTGCGCGCCGCCGGCGACGACATTCCGGTGATCTTCGTGACGGCGCGCGGTACGGTAGCCGACCGCATCGTCGGGCTTTCGCTCGGCGCGGACGACTATCTGACCAAGCCGTTCGATCCACGCGAACTGCTCGCGCGCATCCATACGGTGCTGCGCCGCCGCGGGCCGTCCACCACGAGTGCGCCCGAAGCCCGCAAGCCGTATCGCTTCGGCCCGTTCGAACTCGACTTCTCCACCCGTTCGCTGTCGCGCGAAAGCTCGAAACTGCCGCTGCGCGATAGTGAGTTCGCGCTGCTAAAGATCTTCGTCAACAATCCGTACAAGGTGCTGTCGCGCGTGCTGATTCACGATCTCGTGCATCGCGACAATCTCGCCTTCCGCGACCGCAGCCTCGACGTGCCGATCTGGCGCCTGCGCCGCGTGATCGAAGACGACCCGTCCAATCCTTGCTACGTGCAGACGGTGCGCGGCAAAGGCTACGTGTTCGTGCCCGATGCCGACGGCACGCCGTTCGCCGACGAGGCTGCCTCAAGCGCATGA
- a CDS encoding DUF6726 family protein translates to MRVAAWLTLGAALLPLGGCAVAALPCRLTSITLKVIPVVGHAAATPFDMCSSAID, encoded by the coding sequence ATCCGTGTCGCTGCGTGGTTGACGCTCGGCGCGGCGCTGCTGCCACTCGGCGGCTGCGCCGTCGCCGCGCTGCCGTGCCGGCTGACATCGATCACGTTGAAAGTCATCCCGGTCGTCGGCCATGCCGCGGCCACACCGTTCGACATGTGTTCATCCGCCATCGACTGA
- a CDS encoding flagellar basal body L-ring protein FlgH, with protein sequence MTALRLTVVLGAAACLAACGSNQQPSIVETPMSPPLASAPLNVNTQGAIYQAGSPLLLYETPRAQHIGDVLTIRLSESYSGNNSATAAASRSSSITATAADQSTNAAARLARLFNIGSASTDYKGQGSLTDISGMTGTLAVTVIGTMSTGNLVVSGEKVIAMSGNRDRLRLSGIVNPKDIESGNYVASSKVANARIEQAGVGMVSDATTMGWLQRMFLSVLTF encoded by the coding sequence ATGACTGCGCTACGTCTCACTGTCGTGCTCGGCGCGGCGGCCTGTCTCGCGGCTTGCGGAAGCAATCAGCAGCCGTCGATCGTCGAAACACCCATGTCGCCGCCGCTCGCATCGGCGCCGTTGAACGTCAATACGCAGGGGGCGATCTATCAGGCCGGCTCGCCCTTGCTGCTCTACGAAACACCGCGTGCCCAGCATATCGGCGACGTGCTGACGATCCGCTTGTCGGAGTCGTACAGCGGTAACAATAGCGCGACCGCCGCCGCGAGCCGTTCGAGCAGCATCACCGCGACGGCCGCCGATCAGTCGACCAACGCCGCCGCGCGGCTCGCGAGGCTCTTCAACATCGGCTCGGCCAGTACCGACTACAAAGGGCAGGGCAGTCTCACCGATATCAGCGGCATGACCGGCACGCTGGCCGTGACCGTGATCGGCACGATGTCGACCGGTAATCTGGTGGTGTCGGGGGAGAAGGTGATCGCGATGAGCGGCAACCGCGACCGCTTGCGCCTGTCGGGTATCGTCAATCCTAAGGATATCGAATCAGGCAATTATGTGGCGTCGAGCAAGGTCGCGAATGCGCGTATCGAGCAGGCCGGCGTGGGGATGGTGTCCGACGCCACCACGATGGGCTGGCTGCAGAGAATGTTTCTGAGCGTGCTGACGTTCTAG
- a CDS encoding response regulator produces MNPSILVVDDDPVVRDLVSDYLLGRGFTVSTLEHGMALQRALQNERPALVVLDIMMPELDGISALRALRVAGDDIPVILLTARADPIDRVIGLELGADDYLGKPFEPSELVARIRTVLRRRGTIAPSAPEQRAPYRFGRFEVNFPARELRRNGERIPLRSSEFAMLKVFVTHAMTVLTRAQLLEKLHGNSEAHRNRSLDVSIWRLRRLIEVDPSEPRYVQTVWGRGYVFVPDGEIGAAERDAPPLA; encoded by the coding sequence ATGAACCCATCCATTCTGGTCGTCGACGACGACCCCGTCGTACGTGATCTCGTCAGCGACTATCTGCTAGGGCGAGGCTTCACGGTGTCCACGCTCGAACATGGCATGGCGCTGCAGCGCGCATTGCAGAACGAGCGTCCCGCGCTGGTCGTGCTCGACATCATGATGCCGGAGCTCGATGGCATCAGCGCGCTGCGCGCCTTGCGCGTCGCTGGCGACGATATTCCCGTGATCCTGCTGACCGCGCGCGCCGATCCGATCGACCGCGTGATCGGCCTCGAACTCGGCGCCGACGACTATCTCGGCAAACCATTCGAACCAAGCGAGCTGGTCGCGCGGATTCGCACGGTTCTGCGCCGCCGCGGCACGATTGCGCCGAGCGCACCGGAACAGCGCGCGCCCTATCGCTTCGGTCGTTTTGAGGTGAATTTCCCGGCGCGCGAATTGCGCCGCAATGGCGAACGCATTCCGCTGCGTTCGAGCGAATTTGCGATGCTCAAGGTGTTCGTCACGCACGCGATGACCGTACTCACTCGCGCGCAATTGCTGGAGAAGCTGCACGGCAATAGCGAGGCGCATCGCAATCGCAGCCTTGATGTATCGATCTGGCGTTTGCGGCGGCTGATCGAAGTGGATCCTTCCGAGCCTCGCTATGTGCAAACCGTCTGGGGACGCGGTTACGTCTTCGTGCCGGACGGCGAAATCGGCGCAGCGGAACGCGACGCGCCGCCGCTTGCCTAG
- a CDS encoding SDR family NAD(P)-dependent oxidoreductase, whose translation MSSTGDTNGTAGMSGAGFDRVVLITGASSGIGAALARRIAAPRTALMLHARGADDEARQRLAQVAADCSANGARCATVLGDLAERGAAEHVIHQTLASFGALDQLVANAGHAQRQTLNALDTDALSAAFAAMPAAFAALVKRATPALATSERGRVVALSSFVAHRYRVDAPFAATAAAKAAIESLAKTAAAELAPHGVTVNCVAPGYTRKDRGPSADNASVWTRAAEVTPLGHVAEPADIAALIAFLLSDETRHITGQVIHIDGGLTLG comes from the coding sequence ATGAGCAGCACGGGTGACACGAACGGCACGGCTGGCATGAGCGGCGCCGGGTTCGATCGCGTTGTGCTGATCACCGGCGCAAGTTCCGGCATCGGCGCGGCACTGGCCCGGCGCATCGCCGCGCCGCGCACCGCGTTGATGCTGCATGCGCGCGGTGCCGACGACGAAGCGCGTCAGCGTCTTGCACAAGTCGCCGCCGATTGCAGCGCGAACGGCGCGCGCTGCGCGACGGTGCTCGGCGATCTGGCCGAACGCGGCGCCGCCGAACACGTGATTCATCAAACGCTCGCGAGCTTCGGCGCGCTGGATCAACTGGTCGCGAACGCCGGTCACGCGCAACGGCAAACGCTCAACGCACTCGACACGGATGCACTCAGCGCCGCCTTCGCCGCCATGCCGGCCGCGTTCGCCGCGCTCGTCAAGCGTGCGACGCCCGCCCTGGCAACCTCGGAGCGGGGTCGCGTGGTGGCGCTGAGTTCGTTCGTCGCGCACCGCTATCGCGTGGATGCACCGTTCGCCGCCACGGCGGCGGCGAAGGCGGCGATCGAATCGCTGGCTAAAACCGCAGCCGCCGAACTTGCGCCGCATGGCGTGACGGTCAATTGCGTGGCCCCTGGATATACCCGTAAAGATCGCGGCCCCAGTGCCGATAATGCATCGGTGTGGACCCGCGCCGCCGAAGTCACGCCGCTCGGTCACGTTGCCGAGCCCGCGGATATCGCGGCCCTGATCGCGTTCCTGCTCTCCGACGAAACGCGTCACATTACCGGCCAGGTGATCCATATCGACGGCGGCCTCACGCTCGGCTAG